A region of Polynucleobacter sp. JS-Mosq-20-D10 DNA encodes the following proteins:
- a CDS encoding peptidylprolyl isomerase has protein sequence MRRNRFNQALAAIILAGLALLPQFAFAQESSKISADSKIRNIDGVAAVVNTGYVTRKEIDDRIIALQKQGGKLPDATALRKTVLERLILEKIQLQNAEQEGVTLSNKELDKIIGDIAAKNKFTLAELKVQITATGSTYDRYRQMLRDDVIISRYREREVEGKIKISDAEVDNFISDRNRAVVGGGKPVRSTPAVKGEPEEIDVAQIFIPADANAGAGAQAEAKKNAEVLLREARGDVDFLQLGAMAAKDNPKIKFQDLGYRTPDRLPQLFYEAVRNTGSGQVANTVVKSPAGYHVLKVLDRRALVAGAPEPQQTAPQESPATPQNIMVTQTLSRHILLRSRAGLTDQDAERRLAGYRDQVRAKTADFGDLAKKYSEDGSAANGGNLGWMGPGDLVPEFDQAMNRLQIGEVSNPVKTEFGWHLIQVLERREAQLTVEKQRQFARAAIRERKFEQAYQDWLRELRDTATVKIINADDPAASPR, from the coding sequence ATGCGTAGGAATCGATTTAACCAGGCACTTGCAGCCATAATTTTGGCTGGCCTTGCTTTACTGCCTCAGTTCGCGTTTGCGCAAGAAAGCTCAAAGATTTCAGCTGATAGCAAAATTCGGAACATTGATGGTGTTGCGGCAGTTGTGAATACAGGCTATGTGACACGTAAAGAAATTGATGATCGGATCATTGCTCTGCAAAAGCAGGGAGGTAAGCTCCCTGATGCTACCGCGTTGCGCAAGACAGTGTTGGAGCGCCTCATCCTTGAAAAAATTCAATTACAAAATGCTGAGCAAGAAGGTGTCACACTAAGCAATAAAGAGCTGGATAAGATTATTGGTGATATTGCTGCCAAGAATAAATTCACACTTGCTGAGTTAAAGGTACAGATTACCGCTACTGGAAGTACTTATGACCGCTATCGCCAAATGTTGCGTGATGATGTGATTATTAGTCGTTATCGAGAGCGGGAGGTCGAGGGCAAGATCAAGATTTCTGATGCGGAGGTAGATAACTTTATTTCTGATCGCAATCGTGCGGTAGTTGGTGGAGGAAAGCCCGTACGCTCGACCCCTGCTGTAAAAGGTGAGCCAGAAGAGATCGACGTTGCGCAGATTTTTATTCCTGCAGATGCCAATGCTGGGGCTGGTGCTCAGGCTGAGGCAAAGAAGAATGCAGAAGTCCTTTTACGTGAAGCGCGTGGTGATGTAGATTTCTTGCAGTTAGGTGCAATGGCTGCGAAAGATAATCCAAAAATTAAGTTTCAAGATTTGGGTTACCGTACCCCAGATCGCCTACCGCAATTGTTTTATGAGGCCGTCAGAAATACAGGCAGTGGACAAGTTGCTAATACTGTAGTGAAGAGCCCCGCTGGCTATCATGTTTTGAAAGTCTTAGACCGTCGCGCACTAGTTGCTGGCGCTCCTGAGCCGCAGCAAACCGCCCCCCAAGAAAGTCCTGCCACCCCGCAAAATATTATGGTGACGCAGACTTTGTCTCGCCATATTTTGTTGCGTAGTCGTGCGGGCTTGACAGACCAGGATGCTGAAAGACGCCTTGCGGGTTACCGTGATCAGGTTCGTGCAAAAACTGCAGATTTCGGCGATTTAGCTAAAAAATATTCTGAAGATGGATCTGCTGCCAATGGAGGTAATTTAGGTTGGATGGGTCCTGGTGATTTAGTCCCAGAATTTGATCAAGCAATGAATCGCTTGCAAATAGGTGAAGTCAGTAATCCAGTGAAGACTGAATTTGGTTGGCATTTAATTCAGGTACTCGAGCGCCGTGAAGCGCAGTTGACTGTAGAGAAGCAGCGCCAATTCGCCCGAGCAGCCATTCGTGAACGTAAATTTGAGCAGGCTTATCAAGATTGGTTACGTGAATTACGCGACACTGCTACGGTGAAGATCATTAACGCAGATGATCCAGCAGCCAGCCCCCGTTAA
- the glyS gene encoding glycine--tRNA ligase subunit beta, with the protein MSTPNSLSKADNLLIELFTEELPPKSLRRLGDAFSEGIYATLKVAGLLSDHSLATGYATPRRLAVQITNVLSQAPDYPVREKLLPTSIAFDADGKPTAPLQKKLASLGYADIDLSTLEKAGEGKNEALYLNVIAKGAALEQTAQEALEQTLSKLPIAKMMHYQVLQKNGELADVEFARPAHRIIALHGKQTLHISALGIDAENQTEGHRFLAPGAITIASADQYESDLTTKAKVLPSFNKRRELIESALLKAAGTDLVLMPDSLLDEVTALVEWPAIYECHFDQEFLEVPQECLILTMQTNQKYFALTDQQGKLRNRFLIVSNIETDKPAAIISGNERVVRPRLSDARFFFQQDQKRPLASRVADLGKVVYHNQLGNQLDRTKRVQGIAVGIAKTLSADETLASRAAELAKTDLLTDMVGEFPELQGIMGRYYATHDGENSEVASACSEHYMPRFAGDVLPQTQTGTILAIADKLETLVGIWGVGLAPTGDKDPYALRRHALGICRLLLEKNLSLSLPKLIELARKQFPQKDVQEKAKAEDIYAFIIDRLRAYLRDQAVAGKPFTTEEIDAVLSQSPAQLNDLIDRLTALREFNALAEAAQLAAANKRISNILKKNTTAIPATCSSKLLQVPAEIALYEVLEKLTPTLTTAYEQRQFVDLLKALVALSTPIDQFFADVMVMDPNPELRDNRLALLQQLHQKMNLIADLGKLV; encoded by the coding sequence ATGAGTACACCGAATTCCCTCTCTAAAGCAGACAACCTTCTAATTGAGTTATTTACTGAAGAGCTTCCACCAAAATCATTACGCCGCTTAGGCGATGCTTTTAGTGAGGGTATTTATGCGACTCTGAAGGTCGCAGGCCTCTTGAGTGATCACTCTCTTGCTACTGGCTACGCTACACCGCGTCGCCTTGCGGTTCAAATTACCAATGTCTTGAGCCAAGCTCCAGACTATCCAGTACGTGAAAAATTACTACCGACCAGCATTGCTTTTGATGCCGATGGAAAACCGACTGCACCACTGCAAAAGAAATTGGCCTCTTTGGGCTATGCAGATATCGATCTCTCCACTTTAGAAAAAGCGGGCGAAGGCAAGAATGAAGCGTTGTATCTCAATGTCATTGCAAAAGGTGCGGCATTAGAGCAAACCGCTCAGGAAGCACTCGAGCAAACTCTGAGCAAATTGCCTATCGCCAAAATGATGCATTACCAAGTGCTGCAGAAAAATGGTGAACTAGCAGACGTTGAGTTTGCACGTCCAGCGCACCGCATTATCGCTCTACACGGCAAACAAACATTGCATATCAGCGCATTAGGCATTGACGCAGAAAACCAAACAGAAGGTCACCGCTTTCTGGCTCCAGGCGCCATTACTATTGCCTCTGCAGATCAGTATGAATCTGACCTCACCACTAAAGCAAAAGTGTTACCAAGCTTTAACAAGCGCCGTGAATTGATCGAATCCGCATTATTAAAGGCTGCTGGTACTGATTTAGTACTGATGCCAGATAGCCTGTTAGACGAAGTAACTGCCTTAGTAGAGTGGCCAGCAATTTATGAGTGTCACTTTGATCAAGAGTTCCTAGAAGTTCCACAAGAATGCTTGATTCTGACAATGCAGACCAATCAAAAATACTTTGCTCTAACTGATCAACAAGGTAAGTTACGCAATCGCTTCTTAATCGTTTCTAATATTGAGACCGATAAACCAGCAGCAATTATTTCCGGCAATGAGCGTGTAGTACGTCCACGACTTTCCGATGCACGCTTCTTCTTCCAACAAGATCAAAAGCGCCCACTGGCATCTCGCGTAGCTGATCTAGGAAAAGTGGTTTATCACAATCAGCTCGGCAATCAATTAGATCGCACCAAGCGTGTTCAAGGTATTGCTGTTGGTATTGCAAAAACTTTATCGGCTGATGAGACACTTGCTAGCCGTGCTGCTGAGCTTGCTAAAACGGATTTATTAACCGATATGGTTGGTGAGTTCCCAGAGCTCCAAGGCATCATGGGCCGTTACTACGCCACGCATGATGGTGAAAATTCCGAAGTAGCCTCTGCTTGTAGCGAGCATTACATGCCTCGCTTTGCTGGTGATGTATTGCCCCAAACTCAAACCGGCACCATCTTAGCGATTGCCGATAAGCTAGAAACTCTTGTTGGCATTTGGGGTGTTGGCCTTGCACCAACTGGTGATAAAGACCCCTACGCCCTGCGTCGTCATGCTCTTGGAATCTGCCGGCTCTTACTAGAGAAGAATCTCAGCCTCAGTCTGCCTAAGCTCATTGAGCTGGCACGGAAACAATTTCCCCAGAAAGACGTTCAAGAAAAAGCGAAGGCTGAAGATATTTACGCTTTCATTATTGATCGTCTACGTGCTTACTTGCGCGATCAGGCTGTTGCTGGCAAGCCATTCACTACCGAAGAGATTGATGCGGTATTAAGTCAATCACCTGCCCAATTAAATGACTTAATTGATCGCTTAACTGCATTGCGTGAATTTAACGCCTTGGCAGAAGCTGCTCAGTTAGCTGCTGCCAACAAGCGTATCAGCAATATTCTGAAAAAGAATACCACTGCTATTCCAGCGACTTGCTCAAGCAAGCTTTTACAAGTTCCCGCTGAAATCGCCCTATACGAAGTGCTTGAGAAGCTCACCCCAACACTGACCACTGCTTATGAGCAACGTCAGTTTGTCGATCTCTTGAAAGCACTCGTAGCCTTAAGTACTCCAATCGATCAATTCTTTGCCGATGTCATGGTGATGGATCCCAATCCAGAGTTACGCGATAACCGCTTAGCCCTCCTGCAACAACTTCACCAGAAAATGAATCTTATTGCCGACCTCGGCAAATTAGTATGA
- the gmhB gene encoding D-glycero-beta-D-manno-heptose 1,7-bisphosphate 7-phosphatase: MIISSSKLIILDRDGVINEDRDDYVKSSDEWVPLPGSLEAIALLNQAGYQIAVATNQSGLARGYFNINDLHAMHSKMDKLLKPLGGHIDSIFFCPHTDANACDCRKPLPGMMKEIALRYKKNQNASPLSGVPIVGDSLRDLQAGVALGASPHLVLTGKGSKTLEKGKLPEGTQIHADLMAFATALLQDQV; the protein is encoded by the coding sequence ATGATCATCAGCTCCTCTAAACTAATCATTCTTGATCGCGATGGCGTGATCAATGAAGATCGAGATGATTATGTAAAGTCGAGCGATGAGTGGGTTCCACTACCAGGTAGTCTTGAGGCTATTGCACTACTGAACCAAGCGGGCTATCAAATCGCTGTAGCAACTAATCAATCTGGTTTGGCACGAGGCTATTTCAATATCAATGATCTGCATGCAATGCATAGCAAGATGGATAAACTCCTCAAACCCTTAGGTGGTCATATCGATAGTATTTTCTTTTGCCCCCATACTGACGCCAATGCATGCGATTGCCGTAAGCCTCTACCGGGGATGATGAAGGAGATAGCCCTTCGCTATAAGAAAAATCAAAATGCTTCACCTTTATCAGGGGTGCCGATTGTGGGCGACTCCTTGCGTGACCTGCAGGCGGGAGTTGCGTTGGGTGCCAGCCCGCATTTAGTGCTGACTGGCAAAGGTAGTAAAACCTTAGAAAAAGGCAAGCTTCCCGAGGGGACGCAGATTCATGCGGATTTGATGGCATTTGCTACTGCACTTTTACAAGATCAGGTTTAA
- a CDS encoding LPS-assembly protein LptD: MSHYRRRAGLCAPLFETVTLRLVMGVVLSQFALAIQAQAPAPLPPSAQSLAGSANSVLIPDRGDVTVLKLDDQLRVGKPINDGQALTFTSSDSIDGIVDREMSLKGRAQIRRNGAVIKADEIKYDPDSDVANLSGNTEFSKGNASFKGPKARFRVDAREGEMETPNYELRDNRASGNAKKLTIETTDVFVFDTATYTTCTPENLDWYFTASTLEIDNEQKEMVGTHGVMRFFDVPIIYTPYFTAPTSNQRRSGILAPVAGYNSNNGFDTTLPYYVSIAPNRDLLLLPRYMSQRGTQLGALHRFMDTNYAGTFAGDYLPYDKKTGTDRWRYDWQQRQNFSGDLLGVGGIPNAGAWTGYANIARVSDNLYPTDFSQSMAGAITSQFRQEVGTSKNLTGSLSNWTVGARAMTFQTLQPDPTVTVQSPYNILPNVTAAYNNRLTPAVADTNGKYITLPTGPATTFSTDFTRFAYNIGGNLAATAPGAYSQADRTVIKGAIALPQITPGYYITPKVSFQSNTYNVTPYNPVGAPAAQGFTIPTFSLDSGLALERDAAELKGFFGRDMLLTMEPRAFYVYTPFESQAQTPLFDTADAGFGVSQIFSENTFVGNDRIADNNKLTGGITSRMIEANTGAERANVTLAQRQAFTGQKVGLNGTIANPTTYSDTLGSASVRLLGNFSTDVFGQYNTQLNRLVQTTVGGSWRPTPGRSLNFGYRNVWTPPTQASLQNNQAFVPAATTTDQYNISGQWPITREVSVLGRWGYDALTTKTLNTLVALEWTRDCWTLRGAYSQMLNTSQITTTQVLFQIEFRGFGSAGSNPVDIMKLNVPGYMPTSKPIPPSIYENYQ, encoded by the coding sequence ATGAGTCATTATCGCCGTCGCGCCGGCCTTTGCGCCCCTCTTTTTGAAACTGTTACCCTGCGCTTAGTGATGGGGGTTGTACTGTCGCAATTTGCACTCGCAATTCAGGCTCAGGCACCTGCACCTTTACCCCCTTCTGCGCAATCTTTAGCTGGCTCTGCTAATTCCGTTTTAATCCCCGATCGTGGCGATGTTACTGTCTTGAAGCTGGACGATCAATTACGAGTTGGTAAACCGATTAATGATGGACAAGCTTTAACTTTTACCTCCAGTGACTCGATTGACGGAATCGTTGATCGCGAAATGAGCTTAAAAGGGCGCGCACAAATTCGTCGTAATGGCGCAGTTATTAAAGCAGATGAAATTAAATATGATCCCGATTCTGACGTAGCTAATTTATCTGGCAATACGGAGTTTTCAAAAGGCAATGCATCATTCAAAGGACCGAAGGCGCGCTTTAGAGTTGATGCTCGTGAAGGGGAAATGGAAACCCCTAACTACGAGCTGCGTGATAACCGTGCGAGCGGTAATGCAAAAAAACTGACGATCGAAACTACTGATGTATTCGTGTTTGATACAGCCACCTACACAACCTGTACTCCAGAAAATTTAGATTGGTATTTCACAGCGAGTACGCTGGAGATTGATAACGAGCAAAAAGAAATGGTTGGTACGCATGGGGTCATGCGATTCTTTGATGTGCCCATTATCTACACGCCTTACTTCACTGCACCAACCTCTAATCAACGTCGCTCCGGAATTTTGGCGCCAGTAGCTGGATACAACTCTAATAATGGCTTTGATACAACATTACCCTATTACGTTAGCATCGCACCAAATCGAGATCTGCTGTTGTTGCCACGTTATATGAGTCAACGCGGCACACAATTAGGCGCATTGCATAGATTCATGGATACGAACTATGCTGGAACATTTGCTGGCGATTACTTGCCTTACGATAAAAAGACTGGCACTGATCGTTGGCGCTATGACTGGCAGCAGAGGCAAAACTTTAGTGGCGACTTGTTGGGTGTGGGTGGCATCCCCAATGCTGGTGCTTGGACTGGTTATGCCAATATCGCGCGGGTTTCGGATAACTTATATCCAACTGACTTTTCGCAAAGTATGGCCGGCGCAATTACCAGCCAGTTTCGACAAGAAGTTGGTACTTCCAAAAACTTGACTGGCAGCTTAAGTAATTGGACTGTTGGGGCAAGAGCGATGACATTCCAGACTTTACAGCCTGACCCTACCGTGACTGTGCAGTCTCCATACAATATTTTGCCGAATGTCACGGCTGCCTATAACAATCGTTTAACACCAGCAGTTGCAGATACTAATGGAAAGTACATTACCTTACCCACGGGCCCTGCAACCACTTTTTCAACAGATTTCACACGCTTTGCCTATAACATTGGTGGTAACTTGGCGGCAACTGCTCCGGGCGCTTATAGCCAAGCTGATCGAACGGTGATCAAGGGTGCTATTGCTCTTCCCCAGATTACGCCTGGTTACTACATCACTCCGAAAGTAAGTTTTCAGTCAAACACCTATAACGTAACGCCATACAACCCTGTGGGTGCTCCAGCCGCTCAAGGCTTCACCATTCCCACATTCAGCTTAGATTCAGGGTTGGCATTGGAAAGAGATGCAGCCGAATTAAAAGGTTTCTTTGGGCGCGATATGTTGCTCACAATGGAGCCAAGAGCTTTTTATGTCTACACACCATTTGAGAGTCAGGCTCAAACTCCTTTGTTTGATACGGCGGATGCCGGTTTTGGCGTAAGTCAAATTTTTAGTGAAAATACTTTCGTTGGTAATGACCGTATTGCGGACAACAATAAACTGACTGGTGGCATTACCAGTCGCATGATTGAGGCCAATACAGGCGCAGAACGAGCCAACGTAACTCTCGCACAACGTCAAGCCTTTACGGGGCAGAAAGTAGGTCTCAACGGCACCATTGCAAATCCTACAACCTATTCGGACACATTGGGCTCTGCTTCAGTTCGTCTGCTTGGCAACTTTAGTACAGATGTATTTGGGCAGTACAACACTCAGCTGAATCGCTTAGTCCAAACAACGGTAGGTGGTAGTTGGCGACCTACGCCTGGAAGAAGCTTGAATTTTGGCTATCGGAATGTTTGGACTCCACCAACACAAGCATCTCTTCAGAATAACCAGGCTTTTGTCCCCGCAGCAACCACCACTGATCAATATAATATTTCAGGGCAATGGCCTATTACGCGTGAAGTATCTGTGTTGGGTCGCTGGGGTTACGATGCTTTAACGACCAAAACGCTCAATACGCTGGTGGCTTTAGAGTGGACGCGTGACTGCTGGACCTTACGCGGCGCTTACTCTCAGATGCTCAACACCTCACAAATCACAACTACACAGGTTTTATTCCAAATAGAATTTAGGGGTTTTGGTAGCGCTGGTAGTAATCCAGTTGATATCATGAAGCTAAATGTTCCCGGATATATGCCTACTTCCAAGCCTATACCACCTTCAATTTATGAGAACTATCAATGA
- a CDS encoding aminoglycoside phosphotransferase family protein, with protein sequence MTDSRLDTLRNWLKGLEPSWQLDLPTLTPASADASFRRYFRIASKNPDFPTLIVMDAPPQHEPLDNFIQVDLLLENAGLNVPKILEKNVAEGFLLLNDLGAKTYLAELNLESADSLYKDATHALVQMQLASKPDVLPNYDEILLKRELDLFPEWYLGKHLHIELSKLQSLQIQQAFELIIQNNLAQAKVYVHRDYHSRNLMVTEKNNPGVIDFQDAVYGPITYDASSLWRDAYILWPEERVIDWVIKFWEEGRQVGLPMPNDFGQFYRDFEWMGLQRHLKILGIFARLFHRDGKDGYLKDIPLVLEYAIATANRYIELKPLARILESTRPAQD encoded by the coding sequence ATGACTGACTCTCGCTTAGACACCCTCCGCAACTGGCTAAAAGGCCTTGAACCTAGCTGGCAATTAGATCTCCCCACTTTGACCCCTGCCTCGGCAGATGCCAGCTTTAGACGGTATTTTCGGATTGCGTCCAAAAACCCGGATTTTCCAACTTTGATCGTGATGGATGCCCCGCCCCAACATGAGCCTTTAGATAACTTTATTCAGGTTGATTTATTACTCGAAAATGCTGGTTTAAATGTTCCGAAAATCCTAGAAAAGAATGTCGCTGAGGGCTTTCTTTTACTCAACGATCTGGGCGCTAAAACTTATCTTGCAGAACTCAATTTGGAAAGTGCTGACTCTCTCTATAAAGATGCAACACACGCTTTAGTGCAAATGCAATTAGCAAGCAAACCAGATGTGTTGCCAAACTACGATGAGATATTGCTGAAACGTGAGCTAGATTTATTTCCTGAGTGGTATTTAGGAAAACATCTGCACATCGAATTAAGCAAACTTCAGAGCTTGCAGATTCAGCAAGCATTTGAACTGATTATTCAAAATAATCTTGCACAGGCAAAAGTTTATGTCCACCGCGACTACCATTCACGTAATCTGATGGTGACTGAAAAAAATAATCCTGGCGTAATTGATTTTCAAGATGCAGTCTATGGTCCGATCACTTACGATGCATCTTCACTCTGGCGTGATGCTTATATTTTATGGCCTGAAGAACGTGTGATTGATTGGGTCATTAAATTTTGGGAAGAAGGTCGTCAAGTAGGCTTGCCAATGCCAAACGATTTTGGTCAGTTCTATCGTGACTTTGAATGGATGGGTTTACAACGGCATCTGAAGATCTTGGGTATTTTTGCAAGGCTATTTCATCGCGATGGCAAAGATGGCTATCTCAAAGATATTCCCTTGGTACTCGAATATGCGATTGCCACTGCCAATCGCTATATTGAATTAAAGCCCTTGGCACGTATTTTAGAATCGACGCGCCCTGCTCAAGATTAA
- a CDS encoding 1-acyl-sn-glycerol-3-phosphate acyltransferase has translation MTFIRSALFTLFLLIFTPIWSVLCILVFPFLNPENRYRFIGLWNKVVIWILQPLCGIRYEIRGMENMMAVLDKPVVVLSKHQSAYETIFYIALLPKQVCFVFKRELLWIPFFGWALALLKMIHINRNSKETAAISVVGQGKKRLSEGKWILLFPEGTRTPTGSHKPYSKGGARLASATEALVIPIAHNAGRCWPKNSFLKQAGTVIFSIGPAITSTGKTGGQLHQEVEKWIEAEMRVIDPAAYQ, from the coding sequence ATGACTTTTATTCGCTCAGCCCTATTTACCCTTTTTTTGCTGATATTCACGCCGATCTGGTCGGTACTTTGTATCCTAGTTTTCCCATTCCTCAATCCCGAGAATCGCTATCGCTTTATTGGACTTTGGAATAAGGTTGTCATCTGGATTTTGCAGCCTCTTTGTGGAATTCGTTACGAAATTCGCGGGATGGAAAACATGATGGCGGTTTTAGATAAGCCCGTTGTTGTTCTTAGCAAACACCAATCTGCTTACGAAACTATTTTCTACATTGCCTTGCTACCTAAGCAAGTATGCTTTGTTTTTAAAAGAGAATTGCTTTGGATTCCCTTTTTTGGCTGGGCTTTAGCTTTACTCAAGATGATTCATATCAATCGCAATAGTAAAGAAACTGCCGCCATCTCCGTTGTAGGTCAAGGGAAAAAACGCTTAAGTGAAGGTAAATGGATCTTATTGTTTCCAGAGGGAACTAGAACGCCTACCGGATCTCACAAGCCCTATAGCAAAGGTGGCGCAAGGCTGGCGAGCGCTACTGAAGCTTTGGTTATTCCGATTGCCCACAATGCCGGTCGTTGCTGGCCTAAGAATAGTTTTCTAAAGCAAGCAGGCACAGTGATCTTCTCAATCGGTCCTGCCATTACCTCTACTGGAAAAACAGGTGGTCAACTTCATCAAGAGGTAGAGAAGTGGATTGAAGCTGAAATGCGGGTGATTGATCCTGCTGCTTACCAGTAA
- the rsmA gene encoding 16S rRNA (adenine(1518)-N(6)/adenine(1519)-N(6))-dimethyltransferase RsmA, with protein MTHQARKRFGQNFLQDSGVIYSIVAAINPSENMHVIEIGPGLGALTRPLLSNLEHLDLLEIDRDLVAYWNQENLKGLNVIEGDALKFDFLEWANARSANSGLCKVVGNLPYNISSPLLFHLVSAAHAIDEQVFMLQAEVVERMVSKAGGSEFSRLSVMLQARYDMEQVLEVPPEAFDPQPKVNSAVVRMIPRRDFNLSGAQWHALEKVVAAAFSQRRKMLRTNLSVFADRLSLSASELKARAQDIPVERYIEWAKTLAH; from the coding sequence ATGACGCATCAAGCCCGTAAACGATTTGGTCAGAACTTTTTGCAGGACTCAGGAGTCATCTACTCCATAGTTGCAGCAATTAATCCCAGTGAAAATATGCACGTGATTGAGATTGGCCCTGGCCTTGGCGCATTAACAAGGCCTTTATTAAGTAACCTAGAGCACCTAGATCTTTTAGAAATTGATCGAGATTTGGTGGCTTACTGGAATCAAGAAAATCTCAAGGGTCTGAATGTCATTGAGGGAGATGCCCTCAAGTTTGATTTTCTGGAATGGGCAAATGCACGCTCAGCTAATAGTGGTCTTTGTAAGGTAGTTGGAAATCTGCCGTACAACATCTCCTCTCCATTACTCTTTCATCTTGTTTCTGCTGCCCATGCAATTGATGAGCAGGTATTCATGCTGCAAGCTGAAGTGGTTGAGCGCATGGTCTCTAAGGCTGGCGGATCTGAATTCAGTCGGCTTTCCGTTATGTTGCAAGCGCGCTACGATATGGAGCAAGTCTTAGAGGTTCCCCCTGAAGCATTTGATCCTCAGCCTAAGGTCAATTCGGCTGTCGTGCGAATGATTCCGCGTAGAGATTTTAATTTGAGTGGTGCGCAGTGGCATGCTTTGGAAAAAGTAGTAGCTGCAGCATTCTCTCAAAGAAGAAAAATGCTGCGTACGAACTTATCAGTCTTTGCTGATCGACTGTCTTTATCTGCATCTGAATTAAAAGCGCGTGCTCAAGATATTCCGGTGGAGCGCTATATAGAATGGGCTAAAACTTTAGCCCATTAA
- the pdxA gene encoding 4-hydroxythreonine-4-phosphate dehydrogenase PdxA, producing the protein MIQQPAPVNLVISSGEPAGIGPEVSIAAALAFLQEQPASTITLLGDCSLFSATDIPKKLSNRLKLESIVLASPVTAGQLNPTNAKYVLSILDTAVKGCLGGRFDAMVTAPIQKSVINQGNTSNEDLFTGHTEYLAKLCHQDHVVMMLCAALPSGFLDLHKSRDLRVALVTTHLPLREVSGALNQEYVLETIQIVDRDLRTKFGIAKPVIRVAGLNPHAGESGYLGREEIDVIIPAIEAAKDLGIQVSGPYPGDTMFDAKALDSVDAFIAMYHDQGLAPFKFVSFGGGVNVTLGLPIIRTSVDHGTALDIAGKGLADPGSMLEALRLAYQLAENVKNAKNLST; encoded by the coding sequence ATGATCCAGCAGCCAGCCCCCGTTAATCTCGTTATTAGCTCTGGAGAGCCTGCAGGGATTGGTCCAGAGGTCTCTATTGCAGCTGCATTAGCCTTCTTGCAAGAGCAGCCTGCAAGCACGATTACTTTGCTTGGCGATTGCAGCTTATTTTCAGCCACTGATATCCCTAAAAAACTTTCTAATCGCTTGAAGCTTGAATCTATTGTGCTAGCTTCTCCAGTCACTGCGGGTCAATTAAATCCTACCAACGCAAAATATGTCCTGAGTATTCTGGATACTGCGGTTAAGGGCTGTCTTGGTGGTCGTTTTGATGCCATGGTGACTGCACCAATACAAAAGAGCGTGATCAACCAAGGCAATACTTCAAATGAGGATTTATTTACCGGACATACGGAATACCTAGCAAAGCTTTGTCATCAAGATCATGTTGTCATGATGTTGTGCGCGGCATTACCATCTGGCTTCTTAGACTTGCATAAAAGCCGTGACCTTCGTGTAGCCTTGGTCACAACCCATCTGCCTTTAAGGGAGGTTTCTGGTGCTCTCAACCAAGAGTATGTTCTGGAAACCATTCAGATTGTCGATCGGGATCTGCGGACAAAATTTGGCATTGCTAAACCTGTCATTCGGGTAGCGGGACTCAATCCACATGCAGGTGAATCAGGCTATCTTGGGCGCGAAGAAATTGATGTCATTATTCCCGCTATTGAGGCTGCTAAAGATTTAGGTATTCAAGTAAGTGGACCTTATCCAGGGGATACGATGTTTGATGCTAAGGCTTTGGATAGCGTGGATGCGTTTATTGCGATGTATCACGATCAAGGTCTGGCGCCATTCAAGTTTGTCAGTTTTGGTGGTGGCGTGAATGTCACCCTAGGCCTACCGATTATTCGCACTTCAGTGGATCATGGCACTGCGCTAGACATTGCTGGAAAAGGTCTTGCAGATCCAGGCAGCATGTTAGAGGCTTTGCGACTCGCCTATCAACTAGCGGAAAATGTAAAGAACGCAAAGAATCTATCAACATGA